In Zingiber officinale cultivar Zhangliang chromosome 8B, Zo_v1.1, whole genome shotgun sequence, a single genomic region encodes these proteins:
- the LOC122015711 gene encoding autophagy-related protein 18a-like, producing the protein MAALSIPPPPPSSTTSSVASIPWPNPVADPDSSSLAPSLADDPNPFPPPVVDHAEEEPHAGNSMKDDESSEDLASAAPLPPHPVPAASSSSPPRVAESDAADAISVLHLSFNQDHGCFAVGTDRGFRIYNCDPFREIFRRDFDGRGIGVVEMLFRCNILAVIGGGPNPNYPPTKVMIWDDHQSRCIGELSFRSEVRAVRLRRDKIIVVLDNKIFVYNFADLKLMHQIETVPNPKGLCAVSQQQGSLVLVCPGGQKGQVRVEHYGARRTKFIMAHDSRIACFALSQDGRLIATSSSKGTLIRIFSTIDGTLLQEVRRGADRAEIYSLAFSSDMQWLAVSSDKGTVHVFSLKVNLGLTANDKPRPASDPNAPTQSSHLSFIKGVLPKYFHSEWSVAQFRLHENTQYIVAFGHQKNTVVILGMDGSFFRCQFDPVAGGEMTQLVCYNFLKSESF; encoded by the exons ATGGCCGCCCTCTCGATCCCTCCTCCTCCGCCTTCCTCCACCACCTCCTCTGTTGCTTCTATCCCATGGCCGAATCCCGTAGCTGACCCCGATTCGTCTTCGCTAGCCCCTTCTCTGGCGGACGATCCCAATCCCTTCCCGCCCCCGGTGGTCGACCACGCGGAGGAGGAGCCCCACGCAGGAAATTCCATGAAAGATGATGAATCTTCCGAGGATTTGGCCTCCGCAGCCCCGCTCCCGCCGCATCCGGTCCCCGCGGCTTCGTCCTCCTCGCCGCCTAGGGTAGCAGAAAGCGATGCCGCGGATGCGATATCGGTTCTCCACTTGTCTTTTAACCAGGATCATGGATGCTTCGCCGTCGGCACCGATAGGGGGTTCCGGATCTATAACTGTGACCCTTTCCGAGAGATCTTCCGCAGGGACTTTGATGGTAGGGGCATCGGCGTGGTTGAGATGCTTTTTCGGTGCAACATCCTCGCCGTCATTGGCGGCGGGCCGAACCCAAACTACCCGCCTACTAAGGTCATGATCTGGGATGATCACCAGAGCCGGTGCATCGGAGAGCTTTCTTTCCGGTCGGAGGTCCGTGCCGTCCGGCTCCGGAGGGACAAGATTATTGTGGTGCTCGACAACAAGATATTCGTCTATAATTTCGCGGACCTTAAATTGATGCATCAGATTGAGACTGTGCCCAATCCCAAGGGGCTGTGCGCTGTTTCACAGCAACAGGGGTCGCTTGTGCTTGTCTGCCCAGGTGGTCAGAAGGGGCAGGTCAGGGTGGAGCACTATGGGGCGAGGCGAACGAAGTTCATTATGGCACACGATTCAAGAATAGCTTGTTTTGCTCTGTCGCAGGATGGAAGATTGATTGCAACTTCAAGCTCTAAGGGCACGCTTATTAGGATATTTAGCACAATTGATGGTACTCTCCTTCAAGAA GTAAGAAGAGGTGCTGATAGAGCAGAGATATACAGTTTGGCTTTCTCTTCTGACATGCAGTGGTTAGCTGTCTCAAGCGACAAGGGAACTGTTCATGTTTTCAGCCTCAAGGTTAATCTTGGATTGACAGCAAATGATAAACCTCGCCCTGCATCAGATCCAAATGCACCAACACAAAGTTCTCATCTTTCTTTCATCAAAG GTGTATTGCCGAAATACTTCCATTCCGAATGGTCGGTGGCACAATTCCGGTTGCATGAAAATACACAATACATTGTGGCATTTGGTCATCAAAAGAATACTGTTGTCATTCTTGGTATGGATGGAAG TTTCTTTCGATGCCAATTCGATCCAGTGGCGGGTGGGGAAATGACACAATTGGTATGCTATAACTTCCTAAAGTCAGAATCATTCTAA